A section of the Vanessa tameamea isolate UH-Manoa-2023 chromosome 29, ilVanTame1 primary haplotype, whole genome shotgun sequence genome encodes:
- the LOC113395883 gene encoding uncharacterized protein LOC113395883, with protein sequence MSILALFLLLLHTSLAERDTAPVFILDYEKVLSHVSVDPNPFTKIKTVEFTKIINDAVKRSKVVILFIEESFCLEDITRKDKHGTPFYHLSQGLYENKVKFLPAVAQPFKTLKTHFRQEEFNVFHLSDSSTKLKIYDGKFKHFYIYFNDKINETRTSALRRHDLVIREVYYVVHQIALKPVVAFYTGKINPILVTKMNFLPVKPEKYIRQPGVTITSSGALFRFIGVYTTMGTRRSTFSQVPMIAEETWEEHSLTTRMAYTDFELEFSFKFKKDRWTIENVALLEWGEEVGRTDMRVGAPWDWSYVCSDPLVLINMRDGSAVTISHYQIQPFNEEHLIGRNGSNSSRCFGPAVNCGPYFNAHILAGLMVTFFCFGILTYGVVTMYNCHSNDRYDDQNQKPLVIAFEAGH encoded by the exons atgtcGATtctagctttatttttattattactacataCAAGTTTGGCTGAAAGAGATACAGCACCGGTTTTTATATTAGATTATGAAAAAGTTTTGTCGCATGTATCCGTCGATCCTAAtccatttacaaaaataaaaactgttgaatttacaaaaataattaacgatGCAGTTAAGAGAAGTAAAGTTGTCATATTGTTTATAGAAGAATCTTTTTGTCTCGAGGACATAACACGAAAGGATAAGCATGGGACTCCATTTTATCATTTGAGCCAAGGCTTATACGAAAATAAGGTGAAATTTCTACCAGCTGTAGCGCAACCattcaaaactttaaaaacacattttcgACAAGAAGAATTCAACGTATTTCACTTAAGCGATTCTAGTACTAAATTAAAGATTTACGATGgtaaattcaaacatttttatatatatttcaatgataaGATTAACGAAACCCGAACATCTGCTTTAAGAAGACATGACTTGGTGATACGTGAAGTCTATTACGTAGTCCATCAGATCGCTTTGAAGCCGGTTGTCGCTTTCTATACCGGTAAGATTAACCCTATTCTTGTGACGAAGATGAATTTCCTGCCTGTAAAACCTGAAAAGTATATTCGGCAACCAGGGGTAACTATAACAAGTTCTGGAGCACTCTTTCGGTTTATTG GTGTGTATACAACGATGGGTACTCGTCGGTCTACGTTCAGTCAAGTCCCGATGATAGCCGAGGAAACTTGGGAAGAACACAGCTTGACCACGCGGATGGCATACACGGACTTCGAACTTGAATTCTCGTTTAAGTTTAAGAAGGACCGGTGGACAATTG AAAATGTCGCGTTGCTGGAATGGGGGGAAGAAGTGGGGCGCACGGATATGAGAGTGGGCGCCCCATGGGACTGGTCCTACGTCTGCAGTGATCCACTCGTGCTGATTAACATGAGAGACGGCAGCGCTGTGACCATATCTCATTATCAA ATACAGCCGTTTAATGAAGAGCACCTGATCGGTCGCAACGGTTCCAACAGCTCCAGATGCTTCGGACCCGCTGTCAACTGCGGACCGTATTTTAATGCACACATACTCGCCGGCCTCATGGTGACATTTTTCTGTTTTGGCATTTTGACGTACGGAGTCGTTACGATGTATAACTGTCATTCGAATGACAGATACGATGATCAGAACCAGAAACCACTGGTTATAGCGTTTGAAGCTGGTCACTGA
- the Vhaac45 gene encoding V-type proton ATPase subunit S1, with product MAFCRLVFPILVISVVSSYATEQVPVFLWGDLKTKSIKSNPLTNVPKDTFEAILKSELEDDPFTVICIDETLSVEDFSHKNSEGDTSFPYLHANIGNALYLPSVEQALDVLNHIANPEKVDHVTLTENGLSAEFEPVSGKFLFINLKDAREGESRADMLRRHNDFMEDMFTKLTEKYKNVVAIYTAEYPSWTISSSHLRVRRQAESGQIEETMDGLKLYVKDITLTVGTEKTSLNNVASYSSEFNGTTMSTTMNFGENSVTLNFLQKAGYWFFNSVTLKQTSPKTLNEELAPDSDVYAIMGFSYRCGQSISFSSVNNTQTYNILFQDLKVQPFFRETSNTTLEFGESLNCVGFFTVPIWSGLFVVFILLAITFYGIMMMMDIRTMDRFDDPKGKTITINTAE from the exons ATGGCGTTTTGCCGTTTAGTGTTCCCTATTTTAGTGATAAGTGTCGTGTCCAGTTACGCTACTGAACAAGTTCCAGTTTTCTTATGGggtgatttaaaaacaaaatcaataaaatcgaATCCTTTAACGAACGTTCCAAAAGATACGTTTGAAGCAATTTTAAAATCCGAATTGGAAGACGATCCCTTCACTGTTATTTGCATCGACGAAACTTTATCAGTCGAAGatttttcacataaaaactCTGAAGGTGATACATCATTCCCGTATTTACACGCTAACATAGGAAACGCTTTGTACTTGCCGTCAGTCGAGCAAGCTTTGGACGTCCTGAACCATATAGCGAACCCCGAAAAAGTAGATCATGTCACGTTAACAGAGAACGGCCTCTCGGCAGAGTTTGAGCCTGTAAGCGGCAAATTCCTGTTCATAAACCTGAAAGATGCTCGCGAGGGTGAGTCCAGAGCCGATATGTTACGTCGCCACAACGATTTCATGGAAGACATGTTCACGAAGCTTActgaaaagtataaaaatgtcGTCGCTATCTACACTGCAGAATATCCTTCATGGACAATTTCTTCAAGTCACTTGAGGGTCCGTCGTCAAGCAGAAAGTGGACAAATCGAGGAGACAATGGACGGCCTCAAGTTATATGTCAAGGACATCACCCTCACCGTTGGCACTGAAAAGACAAGCCTGAACAACGTAGCAAGTTACTCAAGCGAGTTTAATGGCACAACTATGTCGACCACGATGAACTTTGGAGAAAATTCTGTTACATTGAACTTCTTGCAGAAGGCCGGCTACTGGTTCTTCA ATTCAGTGACTTTAAAACAGACTTCACCGAAGACCTTGAATGAGGAACTCGCACCTGATTCCGACGTATATGCTATCATGGGTTTCTCGTACAGATGTGGACAGAGTATTTCGTTCAGCAGCGTAAACAATACTCAAACTTATAACATACTATTCCAAGATTTAAAG GTGCAGCCGTTCTTCAGAGAAACTAGTAACACTACACTCGAGTTCGGTGAGTCGCTCAACTGCGTAGGTTTCTTCACCGTGCCCATTTGGTCCGGTCTGTTCGTCGTCTTCATCCTGCTCGCCATCACCTTCTACGGtatcatgatgatgatggaCATCCGGACCATGGACCGCTTCGATGACCCCAAGGGCAAGACCATTACAATAAACACTGCTGAGTAA
- the LOC113395884 gene encoding hemolin-like, producing MSARKPYISEYYVHNGQCSANRRDSNTKKTMFRITNIVALAVCAIICASQPVEKLPVLKDVPYSEVHIYTPKTEIVLECVTTEQGSDVKYTWLKDDKPFTPTGDVIQRENEGTLVFKNPDLSNEGQYQCLAQSEYGVARTRPVTLKKLFIEKPEFTLKKHKPVEGDPFKLDCVIPKAYTKPSIAWLKKSLTDDSDFKMVSDQRYTISPEGALYFSTITKEDTNPDYKYVCTAESPESGEMVTLAEHILEDVEPNKGPINNDVVKQYVSQDMTVKAGDFVYLYCIYGGNPLAHPDWFKDGKDVNNGIKDRVTRHNKSVGKRLVIKEIWVSDQGEYTCVVDNEVGKPQKHSMYLTVVSAPQFLRDDIPKIIVKPGEDVTIPCIAAGIPAPELSWSHNADELPQNDRILLNKSSQGNTTVSDLTIKNVQKGDKGYYGCKGHNENGDIYKETLLYVQ from the exons ATGAGTGCCCGCAAGCCCTATATAAGCGAATATTATGTGCACAATGGACAGTGTTCTGCCAACCGACGTGACAGCAACACGAA GAAAACCATGTTTCGAATTACAAATATCGTTGCTTTGGCTGTATGCGctattatat gcGCATCGCAGCCAGTGGAAAAGTTGCCAGTGTTAAAAGACGTGCCTTATTCTGAAGTGCACATTTACACACCGAAAACTGAGATCGTATTGGAATGCGTTACGACCGAGCAGGGATCCGATGTCAA ATATACCTGGTTAAAAGATGACAAACCGTTCACACCAACCGGTGACGTCATCCAACGCGAGAATGAGGGAACACTAGTCTTCAAAAATCCCGACCTATCCAACGAAGGACAGTACCAATGTTTAGCCCAATCCGAATACGGCGTGGCCAGGACTCGTCCGGTTACGCTTAAGAAATTATTCATCGAGAAACCGGAATTCACTTTGAAAAAACACAAACCAGTCGAAGGGGATCCATTCAAGTTGGATTGCGTGATTCCGAAGGCGTATACGAAACCGTCAATTGCTTGGTTAAAGAAATCACTGACCGATGATTCCGACTTCAAAATGGTTTCAGACCAGCGTTACACAATATCGCCGGAAGGGGCTCTCTACTTTTCGACCATAACCAAAGAAGACACGAACCCCGATTACAAATACGTGTGTACCGCAGAGTCTCCGGAGTCCGGTGAGATGGTGACATTGGCTGAGCATATTTTGGAGGACGTTGAACCCAACAAGGGGCCAATCAACAACGATGTGGTTAAACAATACGTCTCCCAGGATATGACCGTGAAGGCTGGTGACTTCGTCTACCTATATTGTATTTATGGTGGCAA CCCCTTGGCCCACCCCGACTGGTTCAAAGACGGAAAAGACGTAAACAACGGTATTAAGGATCGCGTGACGCGTCACAACAAGAGTGTTGGCAAGCGTCTCGTCATCAAAGAGATCTGGGTCTCGGACCAGGGCGAGTACACTTGCGTCGTTGACAATGAAGTCGGCAAACCGCAGAAGCACAGCATGTATTTGACCGTCGTCA GTGCCCCACAGTTCCTCAGGGATGATATCCCGAAGATAATCGTAAAACCTGGCGAAGACGTCACTATTCCGTGCATTGCTGCCGGTATCCCCGCCCCTGAGTTGTCCTGGTCCCACAACGCGGACGAGTTGCCCCAGAACGACAGGATTCTACTGAACAAATCGTCACAGGGCAACACGACTGTCTCTGATCTGACTATCAAGAACGTGCAGAAGGGGGACAAGGGATACTACGGTTGTAAGGGACATAACGAAAATGGGGACATCTACAAGGAGACACTGCTTTACGTTCAGTAA
- the LOC113395897 gene encoding hemolin-like, with the protein MYRILSFVLTVGAVICASQEKLPVLKALPAEVLFRVSGNSELVLECATEDKDAGVKYSWLKNGKPFTPNADVIQNSNEGTLIFKKPANSDEGQYQCLAQTDLGTASSRTVNVKRTYIDVPEVKLAKHKPNEGNNFKLDCKIPSSYPKPEIVWQYQSLTDAGIYRTIMNQRITASPEGDLYFTSVTKEDASPDHKYVCTAKSPAVDDYVVLAEHVIEDVVSGGASQKELVKQYVSSDMTAKVGDVTMIYCIYGGTPLAHPDWYKDGKNVNNDPKDRVTRYNRSAGKRLLIKETWLSDEGEYTCIVDNDVSVQRNTIKLTVVSAPQFVRGHQTKLIVKAGEDVTIPCQAAGVPAPELSWTYNAQSLLQSDRIILNKSSRGNTIVSDLTIKNVQKEDKGYYGCKGLNENGEIYEETLVFVQ; encoded by the exons ATGTATAGAATTTTAAGCTTTGTTTTGACCGTGGGAGCTGtgatat gtGCATCACAAGAGAAGCTGCCAGTGTTAAAAGCGTTGCCAGCCGAGGTTCTCTTCAGGGTGTCTGGTAATTCGGAGCTGGTGTTAGAATGTGCTACCGAAGACAAAGACGCTGGTGTTAA ATACTCATGGCTGAAAAACGGCAAACCTTTCACCCCGAACGCTGACGTCATCCAAAACTCCAACGAAGgaacattaatattcaaaaagcCCGCCAATTCCGACGAGGGCCAATACCAATGTTTGGCTCAAACCGACCTTGGCACAGCCAGCTCTAGAACTGTCAATGTCAAGCGGACTTATATCGACGTACCGGAGGTTAAGCTCGCGAAACACAAACCAAACGAAGGAAACAACTTCAAATTAGATTGTAAGATCCCTTCCTCCTATCCCAAACCGGAGATCGTTTGGCAATATCAATCCTTGACTGATGCTGGCATATACCGTACAATAATGAACCAGAGGATAACCGCGTCCCCTGAGGGTGATTTGTATTTCACGAGCGTGACGAAAGAAGACGCGAGTCCAGATCACAAATACGTTTGTACTGCGAAATCACCAGCCGTTGATGATTATGTGGTGTTGGCAGAACACGTGATCGAAGATGTGGTGAGCGGTGGCGCCAGCCAGAAGGAGCTGGTTAAGCAATATGTCAGCAGCGATATGACGGCCAAAGTTGGCGATGTGACTATGATATATTGCATCTATGGGGGAAC TCCCTTGGCCCACCCCGACTGGTACAAGGACGGCAAGAATGTTAACAACGATCCCAAGGACCGCGTGACGCGCTACAACAGGAGCGCTGGTAAGCGGCTCCTGATCAAGGAGACCTGGCTCTCAGACGAGGGCGAGTACACGTGCATCGTTGACAACGACGTGTCAGTTCAGAGGAATACTATCAAGCTCACTGTTGTCA GTGCACCACAATTCGTAAGGGGACATCAAACGAAATTAATCGTAAAAGCCGGAGAGGACGTCACTATTCCCTGTCAAGCGGCCGGCGTTCCCGCGCCTGAGCTGTCTTGGACGTACAACGCCCAGAGCTTGCTCCAGAGTGACAGGATAATACTCAACAAATCATCAAGAGGGAACACGATCGTCTCTGATCTAACCATCAAGAACGTGCAGAAGGAGGACAAGGGTTACTACGGTTGTAAGGGACTTAACGAAAACGGCGAAATATACGAGGAGACATTGGTTTtcgttcagtaa
- the LOC113395869 gene encoding protein TEX261 → MYFIYLLSILSLVLQVIFMTLALAAGLFYLAELVEEYTVMAKYIISWIVVVTAGIHIGLIIFEDIPFYLNVIGLFQQLLYGLLLKDFPVVRVSSVPFVTAVLNLILHHYLAIKYFGEVFYAFPEVLAYFTLCLWIVPFALFVSLSANDYVLPTTGERQHLLDDDNVVTDYLSRKAKRYSLLSFFSFAKDSILPQRSKKAF, encoded by the exons atgtattttatatatttattaagtatactaTCTTTAGTTTTACAAGTAATTTTTATGACATTAGCATTAG cGGCAGGATTGTTCTACCTAGCAGAGCTAGTGGAGGAATACACAGTTAtggctaaatatataatatcatggATAGTCGTt gtGACCGCAGGTATCCATAttggattaataatatttgaagatattCCGTTCTATTTGAACGTAATAGGTCTGTTCCAACAGCTGTTATACGGATTATTATTGAAAGACTTCCCAGTTGTCCGAGTGTCGAGTGTGCCGTTTGTAACGGCCGTGCTGAATCTAATATTGCATCACTATCTagctatcaaatattttggtGAAGTTTTCTACGCGTTTCCAGAG GTACTAGCATATTTTACTCTGTGCCTCTGGATAGTGCCATTTGCGCTGTTCGTCTCGCTGTCCGCAAACGACTACGTGCTGCCCACTACTGGGGAAAGGCAACACTTATTAG atGACGACAATGTTGTCACAGATTATTTATCACGGAAAGCGAAACGGTACAGTCTATTATCGTTCTTTAGTTTCGCCAAAGATTCGATATTACCACAGAGAAGTAAAaaagctttttaa